In a genomic window of Labrys wisconsinensis:
- a CDS encoding GH36-type glycosyl hydrolase domain-containing protein, producing MADTQRLSFTTPRDGDLGLQRIANGAGLSAAVLPNGALFAIEHEQDKRRILINQVLGSPLQGGIGRLLLRLGGPSPDVIDLTAAATEVGVGQDRIVWAGESGGVRHRATLWLHPTLPVWLWRVEASGAGDLPCDAVLLQDIGLGDRGFLMNNEAFGSQYCDHHVAVSPEIGPVVMSRQNLVQGAGHPWLAHGCLEGAASYATDALQLFGPAFRDAADIALPFGTDLPGTRLQHEVACAAIQSRPASLAGAAAWTFFALFEPDHPAASGDGDLDRLDTVRRALADFAPAEPAMRPAARSLLEDAAPVLARSLDDAALAALFPERRHEERRDGRLLSFFTPDGAHNRHVVLRDKEHLVPRRHGTLLRSGQAMLLDEATLCATAWMHGVFAAQLTIGNTSFHKLFSVSRDPYNITRASGLRILIEIDGRWRLLAVPSAFDIGLSDCRWIYALDDRTVTVGATAAGEHAAMQWQVEVDGPPCRFLVLGHLVLGERELDHASPVAVDPAAKRISMRPDPAWLWGQRYPEAVYHLVTGTPDEIEAVGGAELVQAAGAPFVGSHVALRTRATAAFSVAVVGSMTDAAEAERLAALYEGGVAAAAMLAPAARHWEHVTRGLKLKASGSGRAAAETAEIETLFPWLAHNMTMHLTVPHGLEQYTGAAWGTRDVCQGPIEFLLALEHDAPVKDILRILFAQQYETLGSWPQWFMLEPYSFIQDRHAHGDVIVWPLKALCDYVEATNDLAFLDEPVAWRREDDLTKTERRDSVETHLDKLVDTVTASFIPGTHLVRYGEGDWNDSLQPADAAMRDWMVSSWTVALLFHQLKRYAEVLRRAGRAAKAAAIETLAAAMAADFHRHLMRDGVVAGYGIFGSDGGTPELMLHPSDRRTGLRYSLLPMSRAILAGLFSPEEARRHFAIVAEHLRFPDGVRLMDRPVAYYGGLETFFRRAESSSFFGREIGLMYVHAHLWHVEAAAALGEAEEAWAALGLVNAITVTERLAHAAPRQRNCYFSSSDAAFADRYAASRDWDLVRSGGIAAEGGWRIYSSGPGLFANALIRHILGIRRHYGERIVAPVLPADIAELSVDLTVDGHRRAWDLAGKAS from the coding sequence ATGGCGGATACCCAGCGGCTGAGCTTCACCACCCCGCGCGACGGCGACCTCGGCCTGCAGCGCATCGCCAACGGCGCCGGGCTTTCCGCCGCGGTGCTGCCGAACGGCGCGCTCTTCGCCATCGAGCACGAGCAGGACAAGCGTCGGATCCTGATCAACCAGGTGCTGGGCTCGCCGCTGCAGGGCGGCATCGGCCGGCTGCTGCTGCGCCTCGGCGGGCCGTCGCCTGACGTGATCGACCTCACCGCCGCGGCGACCGAGGTCGGCGTCGGCCAGGATCGCATCGTCTGGGCCGGCGAGAGCGGCGGCGTCCGCCACCGGGCGACGCTCTGGCTGCACCCGACCCTGCCGGTCTGGCTGTGGCGGGTCGAGGCGAGCGGCGCCGGGGACCTGCCCTGCGACGCCGTGCTGCTGCAGGACATCGGCCTCGGCGATCGCGGCTTCCTGATGAACAACGAGGCCTTCGGCTCGCAATATTGCGACCATCACGTCGCGGTCAGCCCTGAGATCGGCCCGGTGGTGATGAGCCGGCAAAATCTCGTCCAGGGCGCCGGCCATCCCTGGCTGGCGCATGGCTGCCTGGAGGGCGCGGCGAGCTACGCCACCGATGCGCTGCAGCTCTTCGGCCCGGCCTTCCGCGACGCGGCCGACATCGCCCTGCCCTTCGGCACCGACCTGCCGGGCACGCGCCTCCAGCACGAGGTGGCCTGCGCCGCGATCCAGTCGCGGCCGGCCAGCCTGGCCGGCGCCGCCGCCTGGACCTTCTTCGCCCTGTTCGAGCCCGACCATCCCGCCGCCTCCGGCGACGGCGACCTCGACCGCCTCGACACGGTGCGGCGGGCCCTGGCCGACTTCGCGCCGGCCGAGCCGGCGATGCGGCCGGCGGCGCGCAGCCTGCTCGAGGATGCGGCGCCGGTCCTCGCCCGCAGCCTCGACGACGCGGCGCTCGCCGCGCTGTTCCCCGAACGCCGCCACGAGGAGCGCCGGGACGGCCGGCTCCTCTCCTTCTTCACGCCGGACGGCGCGCACAACCGCCACGTGGTGCTGCGCGACAAGGAGCATCTGGTGCCCCGCCGCCACGGCACGCTGCTGCGCAGCGGCCAGGCCATGCTGCTCGACGAGGCCACGCTCTGCGCCACCGCCTGGATGCACGGCGTCTTCGCCGCGCAGCTCACCATCGGCAACACCTCGTTCCACAAGCTGTTCTCGGTGTCGCGCGATCCCTACAACATCACCCGCGCCAGCGGCCTGCGCATCCTGATCGAGATCGACGGCCGCTGGCGCCTGCTCGCCGTGCCCTCCGCCTTCGACATCGGCCTCAGCGACTGCCGCTGGATCTACGCGCTCGACGACCGCACCGTCACGGTCGGGGCGACCGCCGCCGGCGAGCATGCGGCGATGCAATGGCAGGTCGAGGTCGACGGCCCGCCCTGCCGCTTCCTGGTGCTCGGCCATCTCGTGCTCGGCGAGCGCGAGCTCGACCATGCCAGCCCGGTCGCGGTCGACCCGGCGGCCAAGCGCATCAGCATGCGGCCCGATCCGGCCTGGCTCTGGGGCCAGCGCTACCCCGAGGCCGTCTACCACCTCGTCACCGGCACGCCGGACGAAATCGAGGCCGTCGGCGGCGCCGAGCTGGTGCAGGCGGCAGGCGCGCCCTTCGTCGGCAGCCATGTCGCCCTGCGCACCCGCGCCACGGCAGCTTTCTCCGTCGCAGTGGTCGGCTCGATGACCGACGCGGCCGAGGCCGAGCGCCTGGCCGCCCTCTACGAGGGCGGGGTGGCGGCCGCGGCGATGCTGGCGCCGGCGGCGCGGCACTGGGAGCACGTGACGCGCGGCCTGAAGCTGAAGGCGAGCGGCAGCGGCCGGGCCGCCGCCGAGACGGCCGAGATCGAAACCCTGTTCCCCTGGCTCGCCCACAACATGACGATGCACCTCACGGTGCCGCACGGGCTGGAGCAATATACCGGCGCGGCCTGGGGCACGCGCGACGTCTGCCAGGGGCCGATCGAGTTCCTGCTGGCGCTCGAGCACGACGCGCCGGTCAAGGACATCCTGCGCATCCTCTTTGCCCAGCAATACGAGACGCTCGGCAGCTGGCCGCAATGGTTCATGCTGGAGCCCTATTCCTTCATCCAGGACAGGCACGCCCATGGCGACGTCATCGTCTGGCCGCTGAAGGCGCTGTGCGACTATGTCGAGGCGACCAACGACCTCGCCTTCCTCGACGAGCCGGTGGCCTGGCGGCGCGAGGACGACCTGACGAAGACCGAGCGCCGCGACAGCGTCGAGACCCATCTCGACAAGCTCGTCGACACCGTGACCGCGAGCTTCATCCCCGGCACCCATCTGGTGCGCTACGGCGAGGGCGACTGGAACGACAGCCTGCAGCCGGCCGACGCCGCCATGCGCGACTGGATGGTGAGCAGCTGGACGGTGGCGCTGCTGTTCCACCAATTGAAGCGTTACGCCGAGGTGCTGCGCCGGGCCGGCCGCGCCGCCAAGGCCGCGGCGATCGAGACGCTCGCCGCCGCCATGGCGGCCGACTTCCACCGCCACCTCATGCGCGACGGCGTGGTGGCGGGCTACGGCATCTTCGGCTCGGACGGCGGCACGCCCGAGCTGATGCTGCACCCGAGCGACCGGCGCACGGGCTTGCGCTATTCGCTGCTGCCGATGAGCCGCGCCATCCTCGCCGGCCTGTTCTCGCCGGAGGAGGCACGGCGCCACTTCGCCATCGTCGCCGAGCATCTGCGCTTCCCCGACGGCGTCAGGCTGATGGACCGGCCGGTCGCCTATTACGGCGGCCTGGAGACCTTCTTCCGCCGCGCCGAATCCTCGTCCTTCTTCGGGCGAGAGATCGGTCTGATGTATGTGCACGCCCATCTCTGGCACGTCGAGGCCGCGGCGGCGCTCGGCGAAGCCGAGGAGGCCTGGGCGGCGCTCGGCCTGGTCAACGCGATCACCGTGACCGAGCGGCTGGCCCATGCGGCGCCGCGCCAGCGCAACTGCTATTTCTCCTCCAGCGACGCCGCCTTCGCCGACCGCTATGCCGCCAGCCGCGACTGGGACCTGGTGCGCAGCGGCGGCATCGCGGCCGAGGGCGGCTGGCGCATCTATTCCAGCGGCCCCGGCCTGTTCGCCAACGCGCTGATCCGTCACATTCTGGGCATCCGCCGCCACTACGGTGAGCGCATCGTCGCGCCGGTGCTGCCGGCCGACATCGCCGAGCTGTCGGTCGACCTCACCGTCGACGGCCATCGGCGCGCCTGGGACCTGGCGGGCAAGGCGAGCTGA
- a CDS encoding serine hydrolase — protein sequence MQWPARYRAAGALCIALGLAFAALPAAAAGPVPPERVATALPKLEDLARRAIETGEVPGLAIAVVQDDAVVYLKGFGVRQAGKPETVDGDTVFQLASLSKPISATIVAALVGDGVVGWDSRIRDLDPGFRLHDAYPSAELTIRDLFAHRSGLPGNAGNDLEDIGYGRDEVLRRLRLVPAASSFRSTYSYSNAGLTEGAVAAARPTGKSWEAVAEDKLYRPLGMTATSSRHADFLARPNRAVLHVKVGGRWAAELERDPDMQAPAGGVSSSARDLAQWMRLELGAGAIGGRRLVDEEALEQTKVPLMARGNNPVSGAASFYGLGWNVEYGRHGLSWSHAGAFSVGARTLAVLYPEQHLGIVVLTNAFPSGAPEGLADSFFDLVFDGTVSKDWMAEWDRTFDGLLGPAVAAAKATYATPPARPSPALPLAAYAGRYANDYAGTALVSAAGGTLTLAVGPSGARSYPLKHFDRDLFLAFPDPETPDKPSAVRFAIGPNGRADAVTIESLDEFGLGTLRRVGE from the coding sequence ATGCAATGGCCGGCTCGCTATCGCGCGGCGGGGGCGCTCTGCATCGCCCTGGGCCTCGCCTTCGCCGCTCTTCCCGCGGCCGCGGCCGGGCCGGTGCCGCCGGAGAGGGTCGCCACCGCCTTGCCCAAGCTGGAGGACCTCGCCCGCCGGGCGATCGAGACCGGCGAGGTGCCTGGCCTCGCCATCGCCGTGGTGCAGGACGATGCCGTGGTCTACCTCAAGGGCTTCGGCGTCCGCCAGGCCGGCAAGCCGGAGACGGTGGACGGCGACACGGTGTTCCAGCTCGCCTCGCTGTCGAAGCCGATCTCGGCCACCATCGTCGCCGCCCTGGTCGGCGATGGCGTGGTCGGCTGGGATTCGCGCATCCGCGACCTCGATCCCGGCTTCCGGCTGCACGATGCCTATCCCAGCGCCGAGCTGACCATCCGCGACCTCTTCGCCCATCGCAGCGGCCTGCCCGGCAATGCCGGCAACGATCTGGAGGACATCGGCTATGGCCGCGACGAGGTGCTGCGGCGCCTGCGTCTGGTGCCGGCCGCCTCCAGCTTCCGCTCGACCTATTCCTACAGCAATGCCGGCCTGACCGAGGGGGCGGTGGCGGCGGCAAGGCCCACCGGCAAGAGCTGGGAGGCGGTCGCCGAAGACAAGCTCTACCGGCCACTCGGCATGACCGCGACCAGCTCGCGCCACGCCGATTTCCTCGCCCGGCCCAACCGGGCGGTGCTGCATGTCAAGGTCGGCGGCCGCTGGGCGGCGGAGCTGGAGCGCGATCCCGACATGCAGGCGCCCGCCGGCGGCGTCAGCTCGAGCGCCCGGGACCTGGCGCAATGGATGCGCCTGGAGCTCGGCGCCGGCGCCATCGGCGGGCGCCGGCTGGTCGACGAGGAGGCGCTGGAGCAGACCAAGGTGCCGCTGATGGCGCGCGGCAACAACCCGGTCAGCGGCGCCGCTTCCTTCTACGGGCTCGGCTGGAACGTCGAATATGGCCGCCACGGCCTGAGCTGGAGCCATGCCGGCGCCTTCAGCGTCGGCGCCCGCACCCTGGCGGTGCTCTATCCCGAGCAGCACCTCGGCATCGTGGTCCTCACCAACGCCTTCCCCTCCGGCGCGCCGGAGGGGCTCGCCGACAGCTTCTTCGACCTCGTCTTCGACGGCACGGTCTCCAAGGACTGGATGGCGGAATGGGACCGCACCTTCGACGGCCTGCTCGGGCCGGCGGTGGCCGCCGCCAAGGCGACCTATGCCACGCCGCCCGCCCGGCCTTCGCCGGCGCTGCCGCTCGCCGCCTATGCCGGCCGCTACGCCAACGACTATGCCGGCACGGCGCTGGTGAGCGCGGCCGGGGGCACCCTGACCCTCGCGGTCGGCCCGAGCGGGGCCCGCAGCTACCCGCTGAAGCATTTCGACCGCGACCTCTTCCTCGCCTTCCCCGACCCGGAGACGCCGGACAAGCCGTCCGCCGTGCGCTTTGCCATCGGACCGAACGGCCGCGCCGACGCGGTGACGATCGAGTCCCTGGACGAGTTCGGCCTGGGCACGCTGCGGCGGGTGGGGGAGTGA
- a CDS encoding HD domain-containing protein: MIELIDQSEQSIYNYAAPIDFEEVATEYLFVDLVQTAAFRRLRGIRFLGGIDYLLVPAPNGASSNVRYTRYQHSLGVARLALHYANLTGLSNQNRRLAYVAALLHDIGHAPLSHSLEPIFEAEFGLNHHIATEDIIAGRVKIGQGVYQTLRRFGIDPDQIIAILAGEADPFQGFFSGPINFDTIEGILRSRRYVMSNTVGPTPIDVVNAAIQRKTEIDRQIVDSFWKCKDDVYNFVIKSRDGALVDHLCQYVMRGNLEKLSRRDFLSTERYLFRKIPELRLVLAISRLRSASREALSRPVAYKARHFYVDTHADFFAWDDERRYRQNKQDRLLSAPASMSSAIDEEEWDLFHGGSVRARQTTFGRKASGTPMRPRGRRS; this comes from the coding sequence TTGATCGAACTCATAGACCAATCAGAGCAATCCATTTACAATTATGCGGCTCCGATAGATTTTGAGGAGGTTGCCACAGAGTATCTTTTTGTGGATCTTGTGCAAACAGCTGCGTTTCGCCGCCTTCGAGGTATTAGATTCCTGGGAGGTATTGATTATTTGCTCGTGCCGGCTCCAAATGGCGCTAGTAGTAATGTCCGTTATACGCGCTACCAACATAGCCTTGGCGTTGCGCGGCTAGCATTACATTATGCGAATTTGACAGGTTTGTCGAATCAGAATCGCCGCTTGGCTTACGTCGCGGCTCTTCTACACGATATTGGACATGCTCCTCTTTCGCACTCTTTGGAGCCCATTTTCGAGGCGGAGTTTGGGCTAAACCACCATATTGCCACGGAAGATATCATTGCGGGTCGAGTCAAGATAGGCCAAGGCGTGTATCAAACGCTGCGTCGTTTTGGGATTGATCCCGACCAAATTATAGCAATATTGGCCGGTGAAGCGGACCCATTTCAGGGATTCTTCTCGGGACCGATCAATTTCGATACAATCGAAGGCATTCTGCGTTCGCGGCGATATGTTATGTCCAATACGGTCGGGCCGACTCCGATTGACGTAGTGAATGCTGCTATTCAAAGGAAAACGGAAATTGATCGTCAGATTGTAGATTCGTTTTGGAAATGCAAAGATGATGTATATAATTTTGTAATCAAGTCTAGGGATGGGGCCTTGGTTGATCATTTGTGTCAATATGTAATGAGGGGTAATTTGGAAAAATTATCAAGACGAGACTTCCTTTCAACTGAAAGATATTTGTTCAGAAAGATACCAGAGTTACGATTAGTGTTGGCAATTTCTCGTTTGCGTTCGGCGAGTCGCGAAGCGCTTTCGAGGCCAGTGGCCTATAAGGCGCGTCATTTTTATGTAGATACGCATGCTGATTTCTTTGCGTGGGATGACGAGAGGCGCTACAGACAGAATAAGCAGGATCGCTTGCTGAGTGCTCCTGCTTCGATGTCAAGCGCAATAGATGAAGAAGAGTGGGATCTGTTCCATGGGGGAAGCGTACGGGCGCGCCAGACAACATTCGGACGAAAGGCTTCAGGCACTCCGATGCGCCCTCGCGGCCGTCGTTCCTAA
- a CDS encoding DUF2167 domain-containing protein — MASLRLSPAAIAPSFLQLTLRQARVRTGASTMHGDGAMRFVSVLALAAAAWPAIAPAATAQENAIEQVERLPWLSPPANGQIAGVASISLSGDLRFLGPGDSKTFLQLEGNPPRENQHTLAPKSLHWFAVFDYDRSGYVRDDETIDPDALLATLKQQNEAGKAERRSLKLEVLTLEGWAVPPHYDAATRRLEWGTRLRGETGDTVANYTVRLLGREGVVEVILVSDMEELDENVRSFKGSLAGFSFNAGQKYEEFRAGDRTAEYGLAALIIGGAAAAAAKSGGFAALKGLGKLLGVAVLGGVAALFAFLKSLFRRRGPNA, encoded by the coding sequence GTGGCGTCGCTCCGCCTCTCGCCCGCCGCGATTGCCCCTTCGTTCTTGCAACTGACGTTACGTCAGGCTAGGGTCCGAACCGGGGCGTCCACGATGCACGGGGATGGGGCGATGAGGTTTGTGAGCGTGCTGGCGCTTGCCGCGGCAGCATGGCCGGCGATTGCGCCGGCAGCGACGGCGCAGGAGAACGCCATCGAGCAGGTCGAGCGCCTGCCCTGGCTGTCCCCGCCGGCGAACGGCCAGATCGCCGGCGTCGCCTCCATATCCCTATCGGGCGATCTGCGTTTTCTGGGCCCCGGCGACAGCAAGACCTTCCTGCAGCTGGAAGGCAATCCGCCGCGGGAAAACCAGCACACGCTGGCGCCCAAGAGCCTGCACTGGTTCGCGGTCTTCGATTATGACCGTTCCGGATATGTCAGGGATGACGAGACGATCGATCCCGATGCCCTGCTGGCGACGCTCAAGCAGCAGAACGAAGCGGGGAAGGCGGAACGCCGCAGCCTCAAGCTCGAGGTGCTGACGCTCGAGGGCTGGGCCGTGCCCCCGCACTACGATGCGGCGACGAGGCGGCTGGAATGGGGAACCCGCCTGCGCGGGGAGACCGGCGATACGGTTGCGAACTACACGGTCCGCCTGCTCGGCCGCGAAGGCGTCGTGGAGGTCATCCTCGTCTCCGACATGGAGGAGCTCGACGAGAACGTCCGCAGCTTCAAAGGGTCCCTTGCCGGCTTCAGCTTCAACGCCGGACAGAAATACGAGGAGTTCCGCGCGGGCGACCGCACGGCCGAATACGGGCTCGCGGCGCTGATCATCGGCGGAGCGGCTGCGGCCGCAGCCAAGTCCGGAGGCTTTGCCGCGCTGAAAGGGCTCGGAAAGCTGCTCGGCGTCGCAGTCCTGGGCGGCGTTGCGGCGCTCTTCGCCTTCCTGAAAAGCCTGTTTCGTCGTCGGGGTCCCAACGCCTGA
- a CDS encoding FMN-binding negative transcriptional regulator, producing MYIPPAFRDDDVAGIRATMRAARLATLVTATADGLMATPLPLILHDAEGPHGVLYGHVAKANPQWRTAPVGEAMALFTGPDAYVTPSWYATKQETGKVVPTWNYVAVHAYGPVEFFEDAARLLDVVTRLTALHEGSRAAPWAVSDAPAAFVEAQLRGIVGLRLPIARLEAKRKMSQNRSAEDRAGVAAGLAASEDPRDQAVAAMIPE from the coding sequence GTGTACATTCCGCCTGCCTTCCGGGACGACGACGTCGCCGGCATCCGCGCCACCATGCGGGCGGCGCGTCTCGCCACCCTGGTCACCGCCACGGCGGACGGGCTGATGGCGACGCCGCTGCCGCTGATTCTCCACGACGCCGAGGGGCCGCACGGCGTGCTCTACGGGCATGTGGCCAAGGCCAACCCGCAATGGCGCACCGCGCCCGTCGGCGAGGCCATGGCCCTGTTCACGGGCCCCGACGCCTATGTCACCCCGTCCTGGTATGCGACCAAGCAAGAGACCGGCAAGGTCGTGCCGACCTGGAACTATGTCGCCGTGCACGCCTATGGCCCGGTCGAGTTCTTCGAGGACGCCGCCCGCCTGCTCGATGTCGTGACGCGGCTGACCGCGCTGCACGAGGGCTCGCGCGCCGCGCCCTGGGCCGTGAGCGACGCGCCCGCCGCCTTCGTCGAGGCGCAGCTGCGCGGCATCGTCGGCCTGCGCCTGCCGATCGCCCGGCTGGAGGCCAAGCGCAAGATGAGCCAGAACCGCAGCGCCGAGGACCGGGCCGGCGTCGCGGCCGGCCTCGCCGCCAGCGAGGACCCGCGCGACCAGGCCGTCGCGGCGATGATTCCGGAGTGA
- a CDS encoding nucleotidyltransferase domain-containing protein: MGEAYGRARQHSDERLQALRCALAAVVPKSAIAVTFGSYARREASAESDIDYIVIANEGESQELGYTEAVEKTIAGIVPIEPSPSGAFAKHVMRSDMLKNLGGENDTNHTLTRRLLLLLEGEWLVNPAEFKLLRREIIKIYVKATRRDHQLALFLLNDIIRYWRTMTVDYMYKTTEDQKPWAIRNIKLTFSRKLLYASGVFSVGMTANRSEEAKVDILENLFDLPVIDRMIDICGASRAKRVLESYDLFLENLEKSKVREELKVIKPGDHENIIFRKLKNEGHHFTRSLMNLFEETFHSTHPIRRAMMF; the protein is encoded by the coding sequence ATGGGGGAAGCGTACGGGCGCGCCAGACAACATTCGGACGAAAGGCTTCAGGCACTCCGATGCGCCCTCGCGGCCGTCGTTCCTAAAAGTGCGATCGCGGTCACCTTCGGCTCATATGCTCGCCGTGAAGCGTCGGCAGAGTCCGACATTGACTACATCGTGATTGCAAACGAAGGAGAGAGCCAAGAGCTTGGCTACACGGAAGCGGTCGAAAAGACGATAGCGGGAATCGTGCCTATCGAGCCTTCTCCGAGTGGTGCTTTCGCAAAACACGTTATGCGATCAGATATGTTAAAAAACTTAGGCGGGGAAAACGATACAAATCATACATTGACGCGACGGCTTCTTCTTCTGTTGGAAGGGGAGTGGCTCGTAAATCCTGCTGAATTTAAATTATTGCGCCGGGAGATTATTAAGATCTACGTGAAGGCGACTCGTAGAGACCATCAGCTTGCACTTTTCCTTTTGAACGATATAATACGTTACTGGAGAACAATGACAGTAGACTATATGTATAAAACAACAGAAGATCAAAAACCTTGGGCAATCCGTAACATAAAGCTGACTTTTTCCCGAAAACTACTTTATGCAAGCGGCGTTTTCAGTGTGGGAATGACAGCCAATCGTAGCGAGGAAGCGAAGGTTGATATTCTTGAGAATTTGTTTGACCTCCCTGTGATTGATCGCATGATTGATATCTGTGGGGCCTCTCGGGCAAAAAGAGTTCTTGAGAGCTATGATTTGTTTCTCGAAAATCTAGAGAAATCGAAAGTTCGAGAAGAACTCAAAGTTATCAAACCTGGTGATCACGAAAATATAATTTTCCGTAAGTTGAAGAACGAGGGGCACCATTTCACGCGCTCACTCATGAACTTATTCGAAGAAACGTTCCATTCTACGCACCCAATCCGCCGTGCGATGATGTTTTAA
- a CDS encoding S9 family peptidase translates to MPDALIPRRILFDNPVAFDARISPDGAWYSWIAPVDGVLNLWIAPCGHIDEGRPLTRQTVRPITWHSWSNDSRHLLYFNDRNGDENIHLYAVDPAGGAVRDLTPLDGIAARWFIGSPDRPGEFVIGLNDRDPRWHDAWRLDLATGERTLLWENTQNLGTIGFDWTHRPRWARSETPDGASRLWRIEDGELHPWRDIGYEDSLATRPLFFNRANTHLHMLSSLDRDTAALLRIDWASGEESVVAEHPDADVADILWDAGTFEANAVAAEVLKAEWFHRAPAVAADLAHLEGALPGFEFAVAEQSRDDRHWIVMAHRPEQAATYLHFDREARSLVEICRARPALDAYHLAPMRPVEGRSRDGLQLVSYLTLPASVAGDRPERPLPMVLVVHGGPWGRDAYGYRGDHQFLADRGYAVLSVNYRGSTGFGKAFVAASIHEHGAKMHDDLLDMVAWAVAEGIADRDKVAIFGASYGGYASFLGATFTPEVFCCALPLVGITNLQTLLESIPPYWAGFAEFMYRSYGDPRTEEGRRLLAERSPIHRVDAITKPMLIAHGQNDVRCKVAESDTIVAAMQARGIPVTYIVYPDEGHGLTLPANRLAYWAIMEAFLARHLGGACEPVGHDLEGSSHEIRAGREDLAGLGIVGAG, encoded by the coding sequence ATGCCCGACGCCCTGATCCCCCGCCGCATCCTGTTCGACAATCCTGTGGCCTTCGACGCCCGGATATCGCCGGACGGCGCCTGGTATTCCTGGATCGCGCCGGTCGACGGCGTCCTCAATCTCTGGATCGCGCCGTGCGGGCATATCGACGAGGGCCGGCCGCTCACCCGCCAGACCGTACGCCCGATCACCTGGCACAGTTGGAGCAATGACAGCCGCCACCTCCTCTACTTCAACGATCGCAACGGCGACGAGAACATCCATCTCTACGCGGTCGATCCCGCCGGCGGCGCGGTGCGTGACCTGACGCCGCTCGACGGCATCGCGGCCCGCTGGTTCATCGGCTCGCCCGACCGGCCGGGCGAGTTCGTCATCGGCCTCAACGACCGCGATCCCCGCTGGCACGACGCCTGGCGCCTCGACCTGGCGACCGGCGAGCGCACGCTGCTCTGGGAGAACACCCAGAACCTCGGCACCATCGGCTTCGACTGGACGCACAGGCCGCGCTGGGCCCGCAGCGAGACGCCGGACGGCGCCTCACGCCTGTGGCGGATCGAGGACGGCGAGCTCCATCCCTGGCGCGATATCGGCTATGAGGACAGCCTGGCGACCCGGCCGCTGTTCTTCAACCGCGCCAACACGCATCTCCACATGCTGTCGTCGCTCGACCGCGACACGGCGGCGCTCCTGCGCATCGACTGGGCTTCCGGCGAGGAGAGCGTGGTCGCCGAGCACCCCGATGCCGATGTCGCCGACATCCTCTGGGATGCCGGGACCTTCGAGGCCAATGCGGTCGCCGCCGAGGTCCTGAAGGCCGAGTGGTTCCACCGCGCGCCCGCGGTCGCCGCCGACCTCGCCCATCTCGAAGGCGCGCTGCCGGGCTTCGAATTCGCCGTCGCCGAGCAAAGCCGCGACGACCGGCACTGGATCGTCATGGCGCACCGGCCCGAGCAGGCGGCGACCTATCTGCATTTCGACCGCGAGGCGCGCAGCCTCGTCGAAATCTGCCGGGCCCGGCCGGCGCTCGACGCCTACCACCTGGCGCCGATGCGCCCGGTCGAAGGCCGCTCGCGCGACGGCTTGCAGCTCGTCTCCTATCTGACCCTGCCCGCCTCGGTCGCCGGCGACCGGCCGGAGCGGCCGCTGCCCATGGTGCTGGTCGTCCATGGCGGCCCCTGGGGCCGCGACGCATACGGCTATCGCGGCGACCACCAGTTCCTGGCCGACCGCGGCTATGCCGTGCTCTCGGTGAACTATCGCGGCTCGACCGGCTTCGGCAAAGCCTTCGTCGCCGCCAGCATCCACGAGCACGGCGCCAAGATGCACGACGACCTCCTCGACATGGTGGCCTGGGCCGTCGCCGAGGGCATTGCCGACCGCGACAAGGTCGCGATCTTCGGCGCAAGCTATGGCGGCTACGCCTCCTTCCTCGGCGCCACCTTCACCCCGGAGGTGTTCTGCTGCGCGCTGCCCCTGGTCGGCATCACCAACCTGCAGACGCTGCTGGAAAGCATTCCGCCCTACTGGGCCGGCTTCGCCGAGTTCATGTATCGCAGCTACGGCGATCCGCGCACGGAGGAGGGACGCCGGCTCCTGGCCGAGCGCTCGCCGATCCACCGGGTCGATGCCATCACCAAGCCGATGCTGATCGCCCACGGGCAGAACGACGTGCGCTGCAAGGTGGCCGAGAGCGACACCATCGTCGCCGCCATGCAGGCGCGCGGCATTCCCGTGACCTATATCGTCTATCCCGACGAGGGGCACGGCCTCACCCTGCCGGCCAACCGGCTCGCCTACTGGGCAATCATGGAAGCCTTCCTCGCCCGGCATCTCGGCGGGGCCTGCGAGCCCGTCGGCCACGACCTCGAGGGCTCCAGCCACGAGATCAGGGCGGGCCGGGAAGACCTGGCGGGGCTGGGGATCGTCGGGGCCGGGTAA